A single genomic interval of Antechinus flavipes isolate AdamAnt ecotype Samford, QLD, Australia chromosome 1, AdamAnt_v2, whole genome shotgun sequence harbors:
- the LOC127544019 gene encoding fructose-1,6-bisphosphatase 1-like: protein MDYQGSFLEEDSTLIRFALDKNKKAKGSGEITQLLTSLCTAVKIISCVVRKAGIIQLYGIAQPTNTMNEHVKKLDVFSNELIINTLRSSFATCVLVSKENTSAIIIEPEKRGKYVVCFDPLDGISNTDCLGPIGSIFAIYRRTSTGEPSQDDALQPGRNIVSSGYALYGSATVIVIATDSGVNCFMLDPDIGEFILVNKDIQIRSRGNIYSINEGYTKDYEPAVLEYLHEKKFPQDNTAPYTARYVGSMVADVHRTLVYGGIFLYLANEMCPQGELRLIDECNPMAFIIERAGGLATTGKESVLDIVPTEIHQKIPLILGSPEDVKEFLKIYKKHAEK, encoded by the coding sequence ATGGATTACCAGGGTTCTTTCCTAGAGGAGGACAGCACCCTGATCCGCTTTGCTTTGGACAAAAACAAGAAAGCCAAAGGCTCAGGTGAAATTACTCAACTGCTCACTAGCCTCTGTACTGCCGTCAAAATCATTTCCTGTGTTGTGCGTAAAGCAGGAATAATCCAACTTTATGGAATTGCCCAGCCAACAAATACGATGAATGAACACGTTAAGAAATTGGATGTCTTCTCCAACGAGCTGATTATTAACACGTTAAGATCATCCTTTGCCACATGTGTCCTTGtgtcaaaagaaaatacaagtgcCATAATAATAGAAccggaaaaaagaggaaaatacgTGGTTTGCTTTGATCCTCTGGATGGTATTTCTAACACTGACTGCCTTGGACCCATTGGCAGTATTTTTGCCATTTATAGAAGGACATCAACTGGTGAGCCTTCTCAGGACGATGCTCTGCAGCCTGGTCGGAATATAGTAAGCTCTGGGTATGCTCTATATGGCAGTGCCACAGTGATAGTGATCGCTACAGACTCTGGGGTAAATTGCTTTATGCTGGATCCAGATATTGGGGAATTCATTTTAGTCAATAAAGATATCCAGATCAGGAGCAGAGGTAATATCTATAGTATCAATGAAGGCTATACCAAGGATTATGAGCCTGCTGTCTTAGAGTACctccatgaaaaaaaattccctcaggACAATACAGCTCCCTATACAGCAAGATATGTGGGTTCCATGGTTGCAGATGTACACAGGACCTTGGTGTATGGAGGAATCTTTTTGTATCTAGCCAATGAAATGTGCCCCCAAGGAGAGCTGAGGCTCATCGATGAGTGTAACCCAATGGCCTTCATCATAGAAAGAGCTGGTGGACTGGCTACCACAGGAAAGGAGTCAGTACTGGATATTGTTCCTACTGAAATCCATCAGAAAATACCCCTGATTTTGGGGTCTCCTGAGGATGTGAAGGAGTTCTTGAAGATTTATAAGAAGCATGCTGAGAAATGA